A single genomic interval of Gossypium raimondii isolate GPD5lz chromosome 11, ASM2569854v1, whole genome shotgun sequence harbors:
- the LOC105804649 gene encoding calcium-transporting ATPase 12, plasma membrane-type, producing MSLRHRNTGYPEPAMSDGEDTPIVKCQHRRWRSVFAAIYSARIFVSLYKKIINKKQILRSLSYIALDVHDSDSSDDRLPSLSVDQKTLTEVVREKSLGTLSKLGGVKQIAASLETDEKDGISTNEADLAHRVDVFGANRYQKPPKKSFFSFVYEAFKDTTIIILLVCAVLSLGFGIKQHGITDGGYDGGSIIIAVFLVVAVSAVSNFKQNRQFEKLSKESRDIKVEVVRDGRRQFISVFEVVVGDVVCLKIGDQIPADGLFLDGHSLKVDESSMTGESDHVEINGSNNPFVLSGTKVTNGFGSMLVTSVGMNTAWGKMMSSINSELDEETPLQARLNKLTSAIGKIGLTVAVLVLAVLLIRYFTGNTKDDQGNKEYIRGKTKFDSMMNSVVEIISAAITIVVVAIPEGLPLAVTLTLAYSMKQMMADQAMVRKLSACETMGSATTICTDKTGTLTLNEMKVTEFWLGKELMGSISSEIAPNVHKLLQQAVALNTTGTVYKPNSRSLPEISGSPTEKAILSWAVSDLGMNLDDPKQNYELIQVEAFNSEKKRSGVLIRRNSENGGATQVHWKGAAEMILAMCSQYYDRSGAVKAIDEEERVEMGKIIEDMAAKSLRCIAFAHTKYPIDNERVLQESGLILLGLVGLKDPCRPGVRTAVEACINAGVNIKMITGDNIFTAKAIATECGILQPNEDMSEAVIEGVQFRNYSPEERMAKINRICVMARSSPFDKLLMVQCLKQNGHVVAVTGDGTNDAPALKEADIGLSMGIQGTEVAKESSDIIILDDNFTSVVTVLRWGRCVFNNIQKFIQFQLTVNIAALVINFIAAISSGEVPLTAVQLLWVNLIMDTFGALALATERPTNDLMTKPPVGRSKPLISNIMWRNLIAQALYQVAVLLTLQFRGKFIFDVDEKVKNTLIFNTFVLCQVVNEFNARKLEKKNIFQGLHKNKLFLGIIAITIILQVVMVEFLKRFANTQRLNWGQWGTCIGIAALSWPLGWLVKWIPA from the coding sequence ATGTCGTTAAGACACCGCAACACAGGTTACCCAGAACCAGCCATGTCTGATGGAGAAGATACTCCAATAGTGAAATGCCAGCACCGAAGGTGGCGTTCGGTTTTTGCAGCCATATATTCTGCCAggatttttgtttctttgtacAAGAAAATCATCAACAAGAAACAGATATTGCGTAGTCTGTCCTACATTGCCCTTGATGTACATGACAGTGACTCGAGTGATGATCGCTTACCTTCTCTCAGTGTTGATCAGAAAACACTCACTGAGGTGGTAAGGGAGAAGAGCCTTGGAACCCTAAGTAAACTTGGAGGCGTGAAACAGATTGCTGCAAGTCTTGAAACTGACGAGAAAGATGGTATCAGTACTAATGAAGCTGATCTTGCACATCGGGTCGATGTATTCGGTGCCAACAGGTATCAGAAACCACCTAAAAAAAGCTTCTTTAGCTTTGTTTATGAAGCTTTCAAAGATACCACCATTATCATACTCTTGGTTTGTGCTGTTCTCTCTCTGGGATTTGGCATCAAACAGCATGGCATAACGGATGGAGGGTACGATGGTGGGAGTATTATCATTGCTGTCTTTCTAGTTGTTGCTGTGTCTGCTGTCAGTAACTTTAAGCAAAATAGACAATTCGAGAAACTTTCAAAGGAGAGTAGAGATATAAAAGTGGAAGTAGTGAGAGATGGGCGCCGCCAATTTATATCAGTCTTTGAAGTTGTCGTGGGTGATGTTGTGTGCTTGAAAATTGGTGATCAAATTCCAGCGGATGGATTGTTCTTGGATGGACACTCCTTGAAGGTGGATGAATCTAGCATGACCGGTGAAAGTGACCATGTTGAGATCAATGGCAGCAACAATCCTTTTGTTCTTTCTGGTACAAAGGTCACAAATGGGTTCGGTTCCATGCTTGTTACTTCTGTTGGCATGAACACGGCATGGGGGAAGATGATGAGTTCCATAAACAGTGAGTTAGATGAAGAAACTCCATTACAGGCTCGCCTCAACAAGCTGACTTCTGCAATTGGGAAGATAGGATTGACAGTGGCTGTACTTGTTCTTGCAGTGCTGCTTATTCGTTACTTCACTGGAAACACAAAAGATGACCAGGGAAACAAAGAATATATTCGAGGCAAGACAAAGTTTGACAGCATGATGAACTCAGTCGTGGAGATAATTTCAGCAGCAATTACCATCGTGGTCGTAGCAATTCCAGAAGGTCTTCCTTTGGCAGTGACCCTAACTTTGGCCTATTCTATGAAGCAAATGATGGCTGATCAGGCAATGGTCAGAAAACTTTCAGCTTGCGAGACGATGGGTTCAGCCACAACAATCTGCACAGATAAGacaggtacccttactttaaaTGAAATGAAGGTTACGGAGTTTTGGCTAGGGAAAGAATTAATGGGGAGTATTTCCTCAGAAATAGCACCTAATGTCCATAAGTTACTGCAACAAGCGGTTGCTCTCAACACAACCGGTACTGTTTATAAGCCAAACTCTAGATCACTTCCTGAAATTTCTGGTAGTCCAACTGAGAAAGCAATTCTCTCTTGGGCTGTCTCAGATTTGGGGATGAACCTAGATGACCCAAAGCAAAACTACGAACTCATCCAAGTAGAGGCCTTCAATTCAGAGAAGAAGAGGAGTGGAGTTCTGATAAGGAGGAACAGTGAGAATGGCGGTGCTACACAGGTGCACTGGAAGGGTGCTGCTGAGATGATCTTGGCCATGTGCTCACAATATTATGATAGAAGTGGTGCAGTTAAAGCCATTGACGAGGAAGAAAGAGTAGAGATGGGGAAAATTATTGAGGATATGGCAGCCAAAAGCTTGAGGTGCATAGCATTTGCACACACAAAATATCCAATAGACAATGAACGAGTTTTGCAAGAAAGTGGACTCATCTTGCTAGGGCTGGTAGGTTTGAAAGACCCATGTCGTCCTGGTGTCAGAACAGCAGTAGAAGCTTGCATAAATGCTGGAGTAAACATCAAGATGATAACTGGAGACAATATCTTCACAGCAAAGGCTATAGCAACTGAATGTGGCATTTTGCAACCCAATGAGGATATGAGTGAAGCTGTAATAGAAGGTGTACAGTTCCGAAATTACTCACCAGAAGAGAGAATGGCTAAGATCAACAGAATTTGTGTAATGGCCAGATCCTCACCTTTTGACAAACTTCTGATGGTACAGTGTCTAAAGCAGAATGGTCATGTTGTAGCAGTCACCGGGGACGGCACCAATGATGCACCAGCTTTAAAGGAAGCAGATATTGGACTTTCGATGGGAATCCAAGGAACAGAAGTTGCCAAGGAAAGCTCAGACATTATCATTTTGGATGATAACTTTACTTCTGTGGTGACTGTTTTAAGGTGGGGTAGGTGTGTCTTCAACAACATTCAGAAATTCATTCAGTTTCAGCTTACAGTGAATATAGCAGCACTAGTCATCAACTTCATTGCTGCAATATCTTCTGGTGAAGTCCCATTGACAGCAGTCCAACTATTGTGGGTGAACTTAATAATGGATACGTTTGGGGCTTTAGCTTTGGCCACTGAGCGACCTACCAATGATCTCATGACAAAGCCACCTGTGGGTCGATCCAAGCCCCTCATATCCAACATCATGTGGAGGAACCTCATTGCTCAAGCCTTGTATCAGGTTGCAGTTCTACTAACCCTTCAGTTCAGGGGAAAATTTATCTTTGATGTGGATGAAAAGGTCAAGAACACacttattttcaacacttttgTCCTCTGCCAAGTGGTCAATGAGTTCAATGCCAGAAAACTTGAAAAGAAGAATATATTCCAGGGACTACACAAGAATAAACTCTTTCTAGGGATCATTGCCATAACCATAATTCTTCAAGTGGTAATGGTGGAATTCTTGAAGAGGTTTGCTAACACTCAGAGGCTGAACTGGGGGCAATGGGGTACTTGTATTGGAATTGCAGCTTTGTCCTGGCCACTTGGCTGGCTAGTTAAGTGGATTCCAGCATGA
- the LOC105804648 gene encoding putative calcium-transporting ATPase 13, plasma membrane-type → MSLRLRKPSEPTMHRQVEPSKSSVRRWRVAVTAISVTRFLVGLTKKVAEKNAELLRSLSFVTIDVEGSGDERVPILDVDPQGLAKMVKDKSFQSLNDQYGGVKQVATLLQTDFKTGIPGDDNDLALRTKVFGANKYQKQPAKSFFSFVLEAFKDTIIIILLVCAVLSLAFGIKQHGLKEGWYDGGSIIVAVVLVVVVSAVSNYRQSKQFEELSHETNDIRVQVVRNRRYQPVSIFELVVGDIVSLKTGDQIPADGLFVEGHSLKVDESSMTGESDHVEVNEKKNPFLLSGTKVTDGHGYMLVTAVGMNTAWGEMMSSIRRDLNEETPLQVRLSKLTSYIGNIGLSVAVLVLLVLLIRYFTGHTKAENGRSAFNGSRTKFDDVMNSVVSIIAAAVTIVVVAIPEGLPLAVTLTLAYSMKRMMRDHAMVRKLSACETMGSATIICTDKTGTLTLNEMKVTEFWLGKEPIDNSMSSEIAPNVLQLLSEGVGLNTTGTVYKPEPTSVPEIYGSPTEKAILSWALNDMGLNIDESKQSCEIIHVEAFNSEKKRSGVLIRRSNNKRVLATHWKGAAEMLLAMCSCYCDKKGVLKFMNEDERAHIGMVIESMAAKSLRCIAFATSDVTVTDGNEENHTKLEETGLTWLGLVGLKDPCRPGVKQAVESCKKAGVSIKMITGDNMHTARAIAFECGILNSESSLHNEAVVEGVQFRNYSEEERRQKIETIRVMARSSPFDKLLMVQCLKQKGHVVAVTGDGTNDAPALKEADIGLSMGIQGTEVAKESSDIVILDDNFTSVATVLRWGRCVYNNIQKFIQFQLTVNVAALVINFIAAVSSGDVPLTAVQLLWVNLIMDTLGALALATEQPTNDLMDKRPVGRTEPLITKVMWRNLIAQALYQVAILLILQFKGKSIFGVPEEVKDTLIFNTFVLCQIFNEFNARNMDKKNIFKGIHKNRLFLAIIGITLVLQAIMVEFLQRFANTERLSWEQWGACIGIAALTWPIGWIVKCIPVDKKVQTRSSAAS, encoded by the exons ATGTCTTTGAGGTTGCGAAAGCCGAGCGAACCCACCATGCATCGCCAGGTGGAGCCTTCGAAAAGCTCTGTACGAAGGTGGCGAGTGGCGGTTACAGCCATAAGCGTCACTAGGTTTCTTGTGGGGTTGACTAAGAAAGTGGCTGAAAAGAATGCGGAGCTCTTGCGGTCTCTCTCTTTCGTTACCATCGACGTTGAAGGAAGTGGCGATGAACGTGTTCCGATTCTCGACGTTGATCCTCAAGGACTTGCTAAGATGGTGAAAGACAAGAGCTTCCAAAGCTTGAACGATCAGTATGGTGGAGTTAAACAGGTTGCTACTCTCCTTCAAACTGATTTCAAAACAGGAATCCCAG GTGATGATAATGACCTTGCTCTTCGAACCAAGGTTTTTGGTGCAAATAAGTACCAGAAACAGCCTGCAAAAAGTTTCTTTAGCTTTGTTCTGGAAGCATTTAAAGacaccatcatcatcattttaTTGGTCTGCGCTGTCCTCTCTTTAGCCTTCGGAATCAAACAGCATGGCCTCAAGGAAGGGTGGTACGATGGTGGGAGCATCATTGTAGCCGTTGTGCTTGTCGTCGTCGTCTCCGCCGTGAGTAATTACAGGCAAAGTAAACAATTCGAGGAGCTTTCTCATGAAACCAATGACATACGCGTGCAAGTGGTACGAAACCGAAGATACCAACCTGTGTCGATCTTTGAGCTGGTGGTCGGCGATATTGTGTCTTTGAAGACCGGTGATCAGATTCCAGCCGATGGTTTGTTCGTCGAGGGCCATTCGTTGAAGGTCGATGAGTCTAGCATGACTGGAGAGAGTGACCATGTTGAAGTTAATGAAAAGAAGAACCCATTTTTGCTGTCTGGTACGAAGGTCACTGATGGCCATGGGTACATGCTAGTCACTGCTGTTGGAATGAACACTGCATGGGGTGAGATGATGAGTTCCATAAGGCGTGATTTGAACGAGGAGACCCCTTTACAAGTCCGACTCAGCAAGCTGACTTCTTACATTGGGAACATTGGATTATCTGTAGCAGTTCTTGTTCTGTTGGTTCTGCTTATCCGTTACTTTACGGGTCACACAAAAGCTGAGAACGGAAGAAGTGCATTCAATGGGAGCAGGACCAAGTTCGATGATGTAATGAACTCGGTTGTTAGTATTATTGCAGCAGCTGTCACCATTGTAGTTGTGGCCATTCCAGAGGGTTTGCCTTTAGCTGTTACTCTAACTCTGGCTTATtcaatgaagaggatgatgagGGACCATGCCATGGTAAGGAAACTCTCTGCTTGTGAAACCATGGGCTCAGCCACCATAATCTGCACTGATAAAACCGGCACTCTTACATTAAACGAGATGAAGGTTACTGAGTTTTGGCTTGGAAAGGAACCTATTGATAATTCTATGAGCTCTGAAATAGCACCTAATGTCCTCCAGTTACTAAGTGAAGGGGTTGGTTTAAACACGACAGGTACTGTTTATAAACCTGAGCCCACATCAGTTCCTGAGATTTATGGTAGTCCAACTGAGAAAGCAATACTCTCTTGGGCTCTGAATGATATGGGGTTGAACATTGATGAATCAAAACAAAGTTGTGAAATCATCCATGTTGAGGCCTTCAATTCAGAGAAAAAGAGGAGTGGAGTTTTGATAAGGAGAAGCAATAACAAAAGAGTGCTAGCTACTCATTGGAAAGGAGCTGCGGAAATGCTACTAGCCATGTGTTCATGTTATTGTGACAAAAAAGGGGTATTAAAGTTCATGAATGAAGATGAAAGAGCACACATTGGAATGGTTATTGAGAGTATGGCAGCTAAAAGCCTGAGATGTATTGCCTTTGCAACTTCGGATGTAACAGTGACAGATGGAAATGAAGAGAATCATACAAAGCTTGAAGAAACAGGACTGACTTGGTTGGGTCTTGTTGGCCTCAAGGATCCATGTCGGCCAGGTGTCAAACAAGCAGTAGAATCTTGCAAGAAAGCTGGAGTAAGCATCAAAATGATCACTGGGGACAACATGCATACGGCAAGGGCCATAGCTTTTGAATGTGGAATCCTCAATTCCGAAAGCAGTTTACACAATGAAGCTGTGGTTGAAGGTGTGCAATTTAGAAATTACTCAGAGGAAGAAAGAAGGCAAAAGATCGAAACTATTCGAGTAATGGCAAGATCTTCGCCTTTCGACAAACTTCTAATGGTACAGTGCTTGAAGCAGAAGGGTCATGTAGTAGCAGTCACTGGAGATGGTACAAATGATGCTCCTGCTTTAAAAGAAGCTGATATTGGACTTTCCATGGGCATTCAAGGAACTGAAGTTGCAAAAGAGAGCTCAGATATCGTCATTTTGGACGATAACTTCACCTCTGTGGCAACAGTTTTAAGATGGGGTCGATGCGTGTACAACAACATCCAAAAGTTTATTCAGTTTCAGCTGACAGTGAATGTTGCAGCCTTGGTCATCAATTTCATTGCTGCTGTATCTTCTGGAGATGTACCATTAACTGCAGTCCAACTATTGTGGGTGAACCTTATAATGGACACTTTGGGTGCACTGGCCTTGGCTACCGAGCAACCCACTAATGATCTCATGGACAAGCGACCTGTGGGTAGAACCGAGCCACTTATAACAAAAGTTATGTGGAGGAACCTCATTGCTCAAGCACTCTATCAGGTAGCTATCCTACtgattttacaatttaaaggCAAATCCATTTTTGGTGTGCCGGAGGAGGTCAAGGATACCCTGATATTCAATACATTTGTTCTCTGCCAAATCTTTAATGAGTTCAATGCAAGAAATATGGATAAGAAGAACATATTCAAGGGGATACATAAGAACAGGTTGTTTTTGGCCATTATCGGAATCACCTTGGTCTTACAAGCAATAATGGTGGAGTTTCTTCAGAGGTTTGCCAATACTGAGAGGCTAAGCTGGGAGCAGTGGGGGGCTTGCATTGGCATTGCTGCTCTGACTTGGCCCATTGGTTGGATTGTTAAGTGTATTCCTGTTGACAAGAAGGTTCAAACACGAAGTTCTGCTGCTTCATGA
- the LOC105801237 gene encoding F-box/LRR-repeat/kelch-repeat protein At1g09650 translates to MASQGRSSNKVIATRGGVGHDADLITPKKKKNHGVPHDLIVEILGKLTVKSLLRFKCVSKQWFRLITHPHFTDQYLSNQRKKDPRFLTAYFKIDKATKHIVIASMVINGISLPDTRIPYRHQRMGDVPHDGYHMLNSCDGILCFLGRFKILVLNPSTTHRILHQSDVDSFSPVTNPFQVAINFPQQQQQLGFDRDLVTKRLKIVKVFNPYPNIGPPLHHHDYCEIFTLRPNPKVFWNYIGKIPYKIDVSSPCVYVNGVIYWSTDDIYHLEKTEVIIMLDLNMEKFQSIPHPSCSNRQRRTMQLGSLRESLCLAQQVSDCELNIWIMEKEKSPLVTWEKLYCIRLLSNDLQFGVGFAFAEDKNGRFVVCGGDKVYVFNENGEKGYLVHDQQDVPISFTESLERL, encoded by the exons ATGGCGAGTCAAGGGAGATCCTCAAACAAAGTAATAGCCACTCGGGGAGGAGTCGGCCACGATG CCGATTTAataaccccaaaaaaaaaaaaaaaccatggaGTTCCTCATGATTTGATAGTAGAGATATTGGGGAAACTTACCGTCAAGTCTTTATTGAGATTCAAGTGTGTCTCCAAGCAATGGTTTAGGCTTATCACCCATCCTCACTTCACCGATCAATATCTTTCAAACCAAAGGAAAAAGGATCCTCGATTTCTTACTgcctattttaaaattgataaagcCACAAAGCACATAGTTATAGCTTCCATGGTCATCAATGGAATTTCATTACCAGATACTAGAATCCCTTATCGTCACCAACGGATGGGTGATGTTCCACATGATGGCTATCACATGTTGAATTCCTGTGATGGCATCCTTTGTTTTCTTGGACGTTTTAAAATCCTTGTTCTTAACCCTAGCACAACACACCGAATTTTGCATCAAAGTGATGTGGATTCATTTTCTCCCGTCACAAATCCATTCCAAGTCGCTATTAATTTTCCacagcaacaacaacaattggGGTTTGATCGTGATCTAGTTACGAAAAGACTCAAGATTGTCAAAGTGTTTAATCCTTATCCAAATATAGGACCACCTTTGCATCACCATGATTATTGTGAAATTTTCACCTTACGTCCAAACCCCAAGGTCTTTTGGAATTATATTGGTAAAATCCCTTACAAAATTGATGTTTCGTCACCTTGTGTGTATGTGAATGGAGTCATTTATTGGTCCACCGATGACATCTACCATCTTGAAAAGACTGAAGTTATCATCATGTTGGATTTGAACATGGAGAAGTTCCAATCAATCCCACACCCAAGCTGTTCAAATAGACAGCGAAGAACTATGCAGTTGGGGAGTTTAAGAGAAAGTTTGTGCTTGGCACAACAAGTATCGGATTGTGAACTAAATATATGGATAATGGAGAAGGAGAAGTCGCCATTAGTAACTTGGGAGAAGCTTTATTGTATAAGGCTTTTGAGCAATGACCTCCAGTTTGGTGTCGGATTTGCATTTGCAGAGGACAAAAATGGAAGGTTTGTGGTT